A window of the Fusarium fujikuroi IMI 58289 draft genome, chromosome FFUJ_chr09 genome harbors these coding sequences:
- a CDS encoding related to glutamine rich protein, nitrogen starvation-induced, with protein sequence MSANDYYGSGNGGYGQQGGYPQQQNYGQPQGYPQQGGYPQQQQYSQQQQPQGYGYSQQQPQYSSHSPQPTYGSQAPPQQQYGQQPTYDQRGSSSYPQQQHNNPQYGAPAYPQGGAPGQYPPGQPGPDGDRGLGATLVGGGAAAWAAHTAGGGLLSSLGAAAAGAIGANVLENKFKKGKKDKKHKKDKKHKSRGMDSSSSSSDSD encoded by the exons ATGTCTGCCAACGATTATTACGGCAGTGGTAACGGTGGCTACGGCCAGCAGGGTGGttatcctcagcagcagaacTATGGTCAACCTCAAGGCTATCCTCAGCAGGGCGGCTATCCCCAACAG CAGCAGTActcccagcaacaacagcctcagGGTTACGGGTacagccagcagcagcctcaataCTCCTCCCACTCGCCTCAGCCCACCTACGGCTCGCAAGCTCCTCCCCAGCAGCAGTACGGCCAACAGCCCACCTACGACCAGCGCGGCTCATCGTCCTATCCCCAACAACAGCACAACAACCCTCAGTATGGCGCCCCCGCTTATCCCCAGGGCGGCGCTCCTGGACAATACCCTCCCGGCCAGCCCGGCCCCGACGGTGATCGTGGTCTCGGAGCTACTCTCGTTGGTGGAGGTGCCGCTGCTTGGGCTGCGCACACAGCCGGTGGTGGTCTTCTAAGCAGTCTCGGAGCTGCGGCTGCTGGTGCTATCGGTGCCAATGTGCTCGAGaacaagttcaagaagggcaagaaggacaagaaacacaagaaggataagaagcaCAAGTCCCGCGGCATGGACAGtagctccagcagcagcgatTCTGACTAA
- a CDS encoding probable TPR domain protein: protein MGPSQSTHKSDDSHGQEFVLPPFTRDLTTPKPEAKRWVEDGIVWCYAFNHAEGERCFERAIEIDPECCLAYWGLAFALGPNYNKPWKAFDRNDLKHTTLKGLEACKNAEALASKASPIERALAGAIRHRYPKDENDTNHARSWNSAYAEAMKPVYEEFKDDLDIATLYADALMNLTPWALWDVRTEKPAPGSEVLEIQQVLERGLAQEGGYEHIGLLHAYIHVTEMSTEPEKGLLAAEHLRRLANEAGHLAHMPSHLDILIGDYRRAISANAKAVIADEKFVSLRGGGDFYTIYRMHDYHSLIYAAMFAGQYGVSIKAVNQMEVAIPDQDLRIESPPMADWLETFRSVRPHILIRFGKWEEIIDMPLPVDQKLLCVTTATIHYAKGVAYAALGNVEESAKQRELFIAAKARVPPTRTQYPNKCLDVLAVAEAMLDGELEYRRGNIELAFEHLRKSIDLDDGLRYAEPWAWMQPARHAYAALLMEQGRIEEAAEVYRTDLGLNNKLFRARHHPNNVWALHGYHECAVKLELDGEARIIKQQLKTAMAFVDVPIESSCYCRRDVENPVGCCRL from the coding sequence ATGGGGCCATCACAGTCTACACACAAGTCAGATGACTCTCACGGACAAGAGTTTGTTCTCCCGCCCTTCACTCGTGACCTTACTACCCCCAAACCAGAGGCCAAGAGATGGGTCGAAGATGGCATCGTTTGGTGCTACGCCTTCAACCATGCCGAAGGAGAACGCTGTTTTGAAAGGGCTATTGAGATTGACCCCGAATGTTGCCTCGCATATTGGGGCCTTGCCTTTGCTCTTGGTCCCAACTACAACAAGCCATGGAAAGCATTCGACCGGAACGATCTCAAGCACACCACTTTGAAAGGCCTTGAAGCCTGCAAAAATGCTGAAGCTCTAGCCTCAAAAGCGAGCCCCATTGAACGAGCACTTGCTGGTGCCATTCGACATCGCTATCCCAAAGATGAGAACGACACGAATCATGCCAGGAGTTGGAACAGTGCCTACGCGGAAGCTATGAAACCTGTTTATGAAGAGTTCAAAGATGATCTCGACATCGCAACCCTGTACGCCGATGCACTCATGAATCTCACGCCATGGGCTCTGTGGGACGTCCGAACAGAGAAGCCTGCGCCCGGTTCTGAGGTTCTAGAGATtcaacaagttcttgaaAGAGGTCTAGCTCAGGAAGGCGGATATGAACATATCGGACTCTTGCATGCCTACATTCACGTCACCGAAATGTCAACCGAGCCTGAAAAGGGTCTTCTTGCAGCCGAACATCTTCGCAGATTGGCAAATGAAGCAGGCCACCTGGCTCACATGCCTTCGCATCTCGACATCCTCATCGGAGACTATCGGCGTGCCATCTCTGCTAATGCAAAAGCTGTCATAGCTGATGAGAAATTTGTATCCCTTCGGGGCGGTGGCGACTTCTACACCATATACCGTATGCATGACTACCACTCACTCATCTACGCCGCCATGTTTGCTGGCCAGTACGGTGTCTCGATCAAGGCAGTGAACCAAATGGAAGTGGCTATTCCAGACCAAGATTTACGAATTGAGTCGCCCCCGATGGCAGATTGGCTAGAAACCTTCCGATCAGTTCGTCCACATATCCTCATCCGCTTTGGAAAATGGGAGGAAATCATTGACATGCCACTTCCTGTGGACCAGAAACTGCTCTGCGTGACCACCGCGACGATTCACTATGCCAAGGGTGTTGCTTATGCGGCGCTGGGAAATGTTGAAGAGTCAGCTAAGCAACGAGAACTCTTCATTGCTGCCAAAGCTCGTGTGCCGCCGACTCGTACACAGTACCCTAATAAGTGCCTTGATGTCCTGGCTGTGGCTGAGGCCATGCTCGATGGCGAGCTTGAGTACCGACGGGGCAACATTGAGCTTGCCTTTGAGCATCTTCGAAAGTCAATCGATCTCGATGATGGTCTGCGATACGCTGAGCCGTGGGCATGGATGCAACCCGCCCGTCATGCGTACGCCGCTCTCCTCATGGAACAAGGCCGcatcgaagaagctgctgaagtATATCGCACCGACCTCGGGTTGAACAACAAGCTATTCAGGGCAAGACATCACCCTAACAATGTCTGGGCCCTCCACGGCTATCACGAGTGTGCAGTGAAGCTGGAACTCGACGGCGAGGCGCGGATCATAAAGCAGCAGCTCAAGACGGCTATGGCTTTTGTGGATGTGCCTATCGAGTCGTCATGTTATTGCAGACGGGATGTTGAGAATCCTGTTGGATGTTGTCGTTTGTGA
- a CDS encoding related to carboxylic acid transporter protein, which produces MTQDEYNTRAPHEGMSPGRYAATRFSSLKPPMHNVPNPIKLVRMLNSQQWAFFFVAFAAWTWDAFDFFSVSLTVTSLSKTFDKSKTDITWGITLVLMFRSVGSVAFGIASDRYGRKWPFVVNNLLFIVLELGTGFCQTYQQFLACRALFGVAMGGLYGNAAATALEDCPEEARGLMSGMLQQGYAFGYLLCAAFARGLVDTTSHDWRPLFWFGACPPVLFIIARLMLPETQAYQERQHAREVAGADGKGKVFIKEGKVALKHHWLLLVYLVLLMAGFNFMSHGSQDLYPTMLENQLNFSKNKVTVTQVVANLGAMLGGTVVGFSSQSIGRRISIIACCIVGGALLYPYTFVRDSSIIAAAFFQQFCVQGAWGVIPIHLMELSPGAFRTFVVGTSYQLGNLVSSASSTIEARLGENFPLPDNAEGQTRYDYGKVICIFMACVYVYVIVLTFIGPENLRGKFDVAHDSDAREAMGDGAMEQAADRHGHYDEETGRISSEKPEVAHLRD; this is translated from the exons ATGACTCAAGACGAGTACAACACTCGCGCACCTCATGAGGGCATGTCTCCAGGTCGTTACGCAGCCACAAGATTCTCCTCGCTCAAGCCTCCCATGCACAATGTCCCGAATCCCATAAAACTTGTGCGCATGCTGAACTCCCAACAATGGgcattcttcttcgtcgcctTCGCAGCTTGG ACATGGGACGCATTCGATTTCTTCTCCGTATCTCTCACCGTTACAAGTCTCAGCAAAACCTTCGACAAATCCAAGACCGACATCACATGGGGTATTACCCTCGTTCTCATGTTCCGATCCGTTGGTTCTGTCGCCTTCGGTATTGCGAGTGATCGATATGGCCGAAAGTGGCCATTTGTGGTCAacaatcttctcttcattgtTCTTGAACTT GGCACTGGTTTCTGTCAAACCTACCAGCAGTTTCTAGCCTGCAGAGCCCTTTTTGGCGTTGCCATGGGTGGTCTTTATGGTAATGCTGCCGCCACTGCCCTTGAAGACTGTCCAGAGGAGGCCCGTGGTCTTATGAGTGGTATGCTCCAGCAAGGT TATGCTTTCGGATACCTTCTATGTGCCGCATTTGCTCGCGGTCTCGTCGATACAACATCTCACGACTGGCGTCCTCTCTTCTGGTTCGGCGCTTGCCCTCccgtcctcttcatcatcgctcgTCTGATGCTCCCCGAGACACAAGCATACCAGGAACGCCAACACGCACGAGAAGTTGCTGGTGCGGACGGAAAAGGAAAGGTTTTCATCAAAGAAGGCAAAGTCGCTCTCAAGCACCACTGGCTTCTGCTGGTATATCTCGTCCTTCTCATGGCGGGCTTCAACTTCATGAGCCACGGTAGCCAGGACTTGTACCCTACCATGTTGGAGAACCAGCTCAACTtttccaagaacaaggtcacTGTCACCCAGGTTGTGGCCAACCTGGGAGCCATGCTTGGTGGCACTGTCGTCGGGTTCAGCAGTCAATCTATTGGTCGTCGAATCAGCATCATCGCTTGTTGCATCGTAGGCGGCGCCCTGCTCTATCCCTATACTTTCGTCCGCGACTCTTCCATTATCGCGGCTGCCTTTTTCCAGCAATTCTGCGTCCAGGGAGCGTGGGGTGTCATTCCTATCCATCTGATGGAATTATCTCCAGGGGCTTTCCGTACTTTCGTCGTTGGCACATCCTACCAACTCGGTAACCTCGTGTCTTCGGCTTCGTCGACCATCGAGGCACGTCTCGGCGAGAACTTCCCACTTCCCGACAACGCTGAAGGCCAGACTCGTTACGACTACGGAAAAGtcatctgcatcttcatGGCCTGTGTGTACGTGTACGTCATTGTTCTGACGTTCATCGGTCCCGAGAACTTGAGGGGCAAGTTTGATGTTGCTCACGACTCTGATGCCAGGGAGGCCATGGGCGACGGGGCTATGGAGCAGGCTGCTGACCGTCATGGTCATTACGACGAGGAAACCGGAAGGATCAGCAGTGAGAAGCCTGAGGTTGCCCACCTGCGGGATTAG
- a CDS encoding related to general repressor of transcription codes for MSSGVVRSTALRAGGACVRCRKGKTKCVYENGRAPCKNCAKGMHDCYLPSESMAHHHGQSPARHANPHRPPRDSLPAAGPGVVAEARQPVVGSSAARHIQTGSDKLTPELIAECERVVSKTFPACVAFHKPSFVQQLKSASLDAALVYGLLTCAARSSPSLIRRYGGPTQAAETFAAKAMTLINQNLDHPNLVDIQALCLIIIHEWGSRNAVRAYIYLGQAARMVQMYRILNSHHASPDGDMFLRDESLRRTVWLIYILDCLLTSTPGRFAALSPLDTADVPLPCSDINFAFGNAVFVKTLRQQLDPTAIPPGQPPSEIGEFGYIVLASTIWRDVVGMLTTTTLASFREEDCGDLIAKIEGLRASLPMQFVDKPGQINLHMTMGSGYTFAMLHCLLHCATIFVHRRRLLQEVTSVNFNLESFRLNARCHDIIDRLFTSCHGTISLLTAVEAGSEKDHTPCFPIFMLFSAFTASATVAYLSLKGLTPPNAVETAAHIVKDGLRFMSDGTENWPLMGSWLRHLTVMQRVLNNDAAAANGGSLRHGSTSHGAGVKDEISSNADTNPDAMDYDQQTNHAGSVSGQGNPRSISESVRGDSEPPVVLARRPGVTTINGSGGASTPTTVSPPPSNTTHGAVPDIKQQPSPEMANGIVPPQDGQTTSQDMTAPELCQAFERQLLDLDDLAAFMGGGV; via the exons ATGTCGTCTGGCGTTGTCCGCTCTACCGCCCTCAGGGCTGGCGGTGCTTGCGTGCGTTGTCGCAAGGGCAAGACAAAATGCGTCTATGAGAATGGTAGAGCACCATGCAAGAACTGCGCAAAGGGAATGCATGACTGCTATCTGCCTTCAGAGAGTATGGCCCATCACCACGGCCAAAGCCCGGCGCGACACGCCAATCCTCACCGGCCACCTCGCGACAGTCTTCCTGCTGCAGGACCTGGCGTTGTTGCTGAAGCGCGACAGCCCGTGGTAGGCTCCAGTGCTGCTCGTCATATTCAAACAGGCTCTGATAA GCTCACGCCCGAGCTGATCGCTGAGTGTGAACGTGTTGTATCGAAAACATTTCCAGCCTGTGTTGCGTTTCACAAGCCCTCTTTTGTACAACAGCTGAAGAGCGCGTCCTTGGATGCTGCTTTGGTCTACGGTCTTTTGACTTGTGCCGCCAG GAGTTCTCCGAGTCTGATCCGCCGATATGGAGGCCCTACTCAAGCTGCAGAGACATTTGCTGCCAAGGCTATGACCCTCATCAATCAAAACTTGGACCATCCTAATCTCGTCGACATTCAGGCTCTGTGCTTGATCATTATCCACGAATGGGGCTCGCGAAATGCCGTTCGTGCCTACATTTACTTGGGGCAAGCCGCACGCATGGTTCAGATGTATCGCATCTTGAACAGCCATCATGCGTCCCCCGATGGCGATATGTTCTTGCGAGATGAATCTCTTCGGCGTACTGTTTGGCTTATTTACATCTTGGATTGCCTTCTGACTAGCACACCGGGACGTTTTGCAGCACTGTCTCCTCTAGACACCGCAGATGTGCCTTTGCCTTGCTCCGACATCAACTTTGCATTTGGCAACGCTGTCTTTGTCAAGACCCTACGACAGCAGCTTGATCCTACTGCCATTCCACCTGGCCAACCACCATCTGAGATTGGAGAGTTTGGTTACATAGTCTTGGCTTCGACAATCTGGCGTGACGTTGTTGGAATGCTTACCACTACTACCCTCGCGAGTTTCCGCGAAGAGGACTGTGGCGATTTAATTGCCAAGATCGAGGGTCTCCGAGCTTCTTTGCCCATGCAGTTCGTGGACAAGCCGGGCCAGATCAACCTACATATGACGATGGGCTCTGGCTACACCTTTGCCATGCTTCACTGCCTCCTACATTGCGCAACGATCTTTGTCCATCGAAGGCGGCTGTTGCAGGAAGTTACTTCAGTCAACTTCAACCTAGAGTCATTCCGCCTCAACGCTCGATGTCACGATATCATTGATCGGCTCTTTACTTCCTGCCACGGCACGATCTCTCTACTCACCGCTGTCGAGGCAGGTTCCGAGAAGGACCACACCCCTTGCTTTCCGATCTTCATGCTATTTTCGGCTTTTACAGCCAGCGCCACTGTCGCTTACCTTTCTCTCAAGGGCCTCACACCGCCCAACGCTGTCGAGACCGCCGCTCAcattgtcaaggatggcctACGATTTATGAGTGACGGCACTGAGAACTGGCCTCTGATGGGCAGCTGGCTTCGACACCTCACCGTCATGCAAAGAGTGCTTAACAAtgatgctgcagctgccAATGGTGGCTCCTTGCGCCATGGCTCGACATCTCACGGTGCAGGTGTCAAGGATGAAATCTCATCCAACGCTGACACCAACCCGGATGCGATGGATTATGACCAGCAGACGAACCACGCAGGTAGCGTCTCAGGCCAAGGCAACCCTCGATCTATCTCAGAGTCTGTGCGTGGCGATAGTGAGCCTCCTGTTGTTCTGGCAAGACGACCTGGCGTTACAACCATCAACGGTTCTGGGGGAGCATCCACCCCTACGACAGTTTCGCCACCACCGTCCAATACGACCCACGGAGCAGTACCCGATATCAAACAGCAGCCTAGCCCAGAAATGGCAAATGGGATTGTGCCTCCTCAGGATGGACAGACGACGAGCCAGGATATGACTGCACCAGAGCTTTGCCAAGCCTTTGAGCGAcagctccttgatctcgacGATCTTGCGGCTTTCATGGGCGGGGGTGTTTAG
- a CDS encoding probable serine-tRNA ligase, cytosolic, with translation MLDIEDFIEERGGNPEKIRESQRRRHAPVELVDEVIALWQDARKTQYGVTQIGTQINGVQKEIGLKKRAKEDATELLKQKEELTEKKKIQEELAAAKNAELKVKAKLVGNYVHDSVHVSDNEDNNTIERTWEPETFDKTKQAALSHHDVLLRLGGYDPVRGVKLVGHRGYCLTGYGMNLALVNYATAFLFNKGYTPNQPPFMLNRDQMAKTAQLSQFDEELYRVSEGPTPSESDRYLIATSEQPLSALHAEEWIQPSELPIKYCGYSTCFRKEAGSHGRDAWGVFRVHQFEKVEQFVLCGPDDSWDQFDQMMANSEEFYKSLGLPYQVVGIVTGALNNAAAKKYDLEAWFPFQKEYKELVSCSNCTDYQTRELEIRHGSKKGKQIVGGGKKEYVHALNATLCATERTLCCILENYQTEEGLVVPEVLRKYIPGEPEFLPFIKEAPKEAEKTEKKEGGKKEKTLPVRETKA, from the exons ATGTTGGACATTGAGGATTTCATCGAGGAGCGCGGCGGAAACCCCGAGAAGATTCGAGAGAGTCAGCGTCGCCGACATGCTCCTGTAGAGCTGGTTGACGAGGTTATTGCCCTTTGGCAAGATGCGCGCAAGA CTCAGTATGGAGTTACACAGATCGGCACACAAATAAACGGCGTTCAGAAGGAGATTGGCCTCAAGAAACGAGCCAAAGAGGACGCGACCGAGCTACTTAAGCAGAAGGAGGAGTtgacagagaagaagaagatccaagAGGAGCTTGCCGCAGCAAAGAATGCCGAACTCAAAGTCAAGGCAAAGCTCGTCGGAAACTACGTGCACGACTCGGTCCACGTCAGCGACAACGAGGACAACAACACAATCGAGCGAACCTGGGAGCCTGAGACTTTCGATAAGACCAAGCAAGCTGCTCTTTCTCACCACGATGTGCTGCTGCGGCTTGGCGGATACGACCCTGTTCGAGGCGTCAAGTTGGTCGGCCACCGAGGTTACTGCTTGACTGGCTACGGCAT GAACCTTGCACTCGTCAACTATGCCACAGctttcctcttcaacaagg GCTACACCCCTAACCAACCACCCTTCATGCTCAATCGCGACcagatggccaagactgCACAGCTCTCTCAGTTTGACGAGGAGCTTTACCGTGTTTCCGAAGGACCTACACCTTCCGAGTCGGATCGATATCTCATTGCCACCAGCGAGCAGCCTCTTTCCGCCCTTCATGCCGAGGAGTGGATCCAGCCCTCTGAGCTCCCTATTAAGTACTGCGGCTACAGCACTTGCTTCCGAAAGGAGGCCGGCAGCCACGGTCGTGATGCCTGGGGCGTGTTCCGCGTGCATCAGTTCGAGAAGGTTGAGCAGTTCGTCCTCTGTGGCCCCGATGACAGCTGGGACCAGTTTGACCAAATGATGGCCAACTCTGAGGAGTTTTACAAGTCCCTTGGCCTCCCTTACCAGGTTGTGGGTATCGTCACAGGTGCTTTGAACaatgctgctgccaagaagtACGACTTGGAGGCATGGTTCCCCTTCCAGAAGGAATACAAGGAGCTTGTTTCTTGCTCCAACTGCACAGACTACCAGACCAGAGAGCTCGAGATTCGTCACGGTtccaagaagggcaagcagATCGTTGGCGGTGGAAAGAAGGAGTATGTCCATGCTCTGAACGCT ACTCTGTGTGCTACTGAACGAACACTGTGCTGCATTCTTGAGAACTACCAAACGGAGGAAGGTCTCGTTGTGCCCGAGGTCCTGCGAAAGTATATTCCTGGCGAGCCTGAGTTCTTGCCTTTCATCAAGGAGGCCCCCAAGGAAGCAGAAAAGACTGAAAAGAAGGAGGGcggcaagaaggagaagacccTTCCTGTTCGTGAGACCAAGGCGTAA